The proteins below come from a single Deinococcus humi genomic window:
- a CDS encoding acyl-CoA dehydrogenase, which translates to MAPFLSKRDLRFQLFEVLDTAALPGRPRFADHSREVYEDVLSLAYNVADRYFANHAREADLNEPHVVDGKVKLLPAVGEAMRAFREAGFFSAHHDEELGGLQLPWVMTQAVQAHFQAANVGSSGYPFLTIGNANLQRVFASPQQQKKYMLPLVEGRWFGTMALSEPHAGSGLADITTTATPREDGTYSISGSKMWISGGEHELSENIVHLVLARIKGGPAGVKGISLFLVPRFKVNEDGTPGESNHVVLAGLNHKMGYRGTTNTLLNFGEGGETIGELVGEPGHGLRQMFHMMNEARIGVGMGAVMLGYAGYLASLEYARERAQGRAASNKDPLSPAIAIIGHADVKRLLLRQKAFVEGGLALGLYASSLVDDLQTGPEEGRADTSLLLDLLTPIVKSWPSKYSQEALSDAIQVMGGAGYTRDYPVEMYYRDNRLNPIHEGTEGIQGNDLLGRKLTQAGGRGLELLMARIEADLQASEGLEGLDEIRTALKTALEQNQNALKALLGRAIELGPDLFLANANSALEMLGHTVVGWMWLRQATAAAHALPEARGDDANFYRGKLHAARFFATHELPKVRAHADLLASADSTTSQMQAEWF; encoded by the coding sequence ATGGCCCCCTTCCTGAGCAAACGAGACCTGCGTTTTCAACTGTTTGAGGTGCTGGACACCGCCGCCCTGCCGGGGCGTCCCCGTTTTGCCGATCACAGCCGCGAAGTGTACGAGGACGTGTTGAGTCTCGCGTACAACGTGGCGGACAGGTATTTTGCCAATCACGCCCGTGAGGCGGACCTGAACGAGCCGCATGTGGTCGACGGCAAGGTGAAACTGCTGCCTGCGGTGGGGGAGGCCATGCGCGCCTTCCGGGAGGCTGGATTCTTCAGCGCTCACCATGATGAGGAACTGGGCGGCCTGCAACTGCCGTGGGTGATGACGCAGGCAGTTCAGGCGCACTTTCAGGCAGCGAACGTGGGCAGCAGCGGCTACCCCTTCCTGACCATCGGCAACGCCAATCTGCAACGGGTCTTTGCCTCACCTCAGCAGCAGAAAAAGTACATGCTGCCACTGGTGGAAGGCCGCTGGTTTGGCACGATGGCCCTTTCCGAACCGCATGCCGGGTCCGGACTGGCTGATATCACCACCACCGCCACCCCCAGGGAGGACGGCACCTACAGCATCAGCGGCAGCAAGATGTGGATTTCAGGTGGTGAACACGAGCTGAGCGAGAACATCGTTCACCTTGTCCTGGCTCGCATCAAGGGTGGGCCGGCGGGGGTCAAGGGAATCAGCCTCTTTCTGGTGCCGAGATTCAAAGTCAACGAGGATGGCACGCCCGGCGAGAGCAATCATGTCGTGCTGGCGGGTCTGAACCACAAGATGGGTTACCGTGGCACCACCAACACGTTGCTCAATTTCGGTGAGGGCGGTGAGACGATTGGTGAACTGGTGGGCGAACCCGGCCACGGGCTGCGGCAGATGTTCCACATGATGAACGAGGCGCGAATTGGCGTCGGTATGGGCGCGGTGATGCTGGGCTACGCGGGGTATCTGGCGAGCCTGGAGTATGCCCGTGAACGCGCCCAGGGCCGCGCCGCCAGCAACAAGGATCCCCTTAGCCCGGCCATTGCGATCATCGGTCACGCGGACGTGAAGCGGCTGCTGCTGCGGCAAAAGGCCTTTGTAGAGGGTGGGCTGGCGCTGGGCCTGTATGCCTCCAGCCTGGTCGATGATCTGCAAACAGGGCCGGAGGAAGGCCGCGCCGACACATCCCTGCTGCTTGACCTGCTGACACCCATCGTTAAATCCTGGCCGAGCAAGTACAGCCAAGAAGCGCTGAGCGACGCGATTCAGGTGATGGGTGGGGCTGGATACACCCGCGATTACCCGGTAGAGATGTACTACCGCGACAATCGCCTGAACCCCATCCACGAGGGCACCGAGGGCATTCAGGGCAACGATCTGCTGGGTCGCAAGCTGACGCAGGCGGGCGGACGCGGCCTGGAGCTCCTGATGGCGCGGATCGAAGCCGATCTACAGGCCTCCGAAGGTCTGGAGGGTCTGGACGAGATTCGAACTGCCCTGAAGACAGCCCTGGAGCAGAATCAGAATGCCCTGAAAGCTCTTCTGGGACGGGCCATCGAACTGGGGCCGGATCTCTTCCTGGCGAATGCCAACAGCGCACTGGAGATGCTGGGTCATACCGTCGTGGGCTGGATGTGGTTGCGGCAGGCGACGGCTGCCGCTCACGCGCTGCCGGAGGCAAGGGGAGACGACGCCAACTTCTATCGCGGCAAACTGCACGCTGCCCGCTTCTTTGCCACGCACGAACTGCCCAAGGTCCGTGCCCACGCTGACCTGCTTGCCAGTGCCGATTCCACCACCTCACAGATGCAGGCGGAATGGTTCTGA
- a CDS encoding NADPH:quinone oxidoreductase family protein, with protein sequence MRALICQTFDQPETLTVQTQPDPTPGPNEIVLEVRAAGVNYPDALMVMGQYQIKPPLPFVPGAEAAGVVSAIGEGVKHLSVGQRVVAFTGLGAFATHLKADAATVMPLPDGMEFEVAATLPLAYGTTMHALVDRAQLKAGETLLVLGAAGGVGLAAVMIGKALGARVIAAAGSDEKLQLARNHGADEGLNYATEDLRERLKTLTGGKGPDVIFDPVGDQYAEPAFRSIGWGGRYLVIGFAGGEIPKLPLNLPLLKGASLVGVFWGEFARRDPAANARNLARLAGWVLENTVKPLVSGRYSLDDGPQAMRALLERRVTGKVVIIP encoded by the coding sequence ATGCGCGCCCTGATCTGCCAAACATTCGACCAGCCCGAAACACTGACCGTCCAGACCCAGCCCGATCCCACGCCCGGCCCCAACGAAATCGTCCTAGAAGTCAGGGCGGCAGGCGTGAACTACCCGGATGCCCTGATGGTCATGGGCCAGTACCAGATCAAGCCTCCTCTACCGTTCGTCCCTGGGGCCGAGGCGGCGGGGGTTGTCAGCGCCATTGGCGAAGGGGTCAAACACCTGAGCGTCGGTCAACGCGTAGTGGCGTTCACCGGGCTGGGCGCGTTCGCCACGCATCTGAAAGCCGACGCGGCAACCGTGATGCCTTTACCGGACGGGATGGAGTTCGAGGTGGCTGCAACGCTGCCTCTGGCCTACGGCACCACCATGCACGCGCTGGTGGACCGCGCGCAGCTCAAGGCTGGCGAAACCCTGCTGGTGCTGGGCGCAGCGGGCGGCGTGGGGCTAGCAGCCGTGATGATCGGCAAGGCGTTGGGTGCGCGGGTGATCGCGGCCGCCGGCAGCGACGAAAAGTTGCAACTGGCCCGTAATCACGGCGCGGATGAGGGTCTCAATTACGCCACCGAGGATTTGCGCGAACGCCTCAAAACCCTGACCGGCGGCAAGGGGCCAGATGTCATCTTTGACCCTGTAGGCGATCAGTACGCCGAACCGGCCTTTCGCAGCATCGGCTGGGGCGGGCGCTATCTGGTAATCGGTTTCGCGGGCGGCGAGATTCCCAAATTGCCCCTGAATCTGCCCCTACTCAAGGGTGCCTCGCTGGTGGGCGTGTTCTGGGGCGAATTCGCCAGACGTGATCCAGCGGCCAACGCGCGCAACCTGGCGCGGCTCGCGGGCTGGGTCCTGGAAAACACCGTCAAACCGCTGGTGAGTGGGCGCTATTC
- a CDS encoding alpha/beta fold hydrolase: protein MTGPLSEPRLCNIGTRTLAYDEIRPEHPQGNVLFLTGLGSNRLGWRGQLPVFGEKYRALAIDHRDTGDSDPADTDYSTADQADDAAAFLRAMNAAPAHIVGISMGGFIALNLAVRWPELVSSLTLVSTSAGGASHVRPDGAGLDALRPDFTLSPGERARRTYGLIMTPGFLEANPQAADTVAANASYRPLTPERYARQFRSTRTHDVTAELDKLLVPTLVVHGDADPLVRYENGQHLAAHIPGAEFITYPATGHIPIVERVEEFNQDVLEFLAGH, encoded by the coding sequence ATGACCGGGCCGCTTTCCGAACCCCGCCTGTGCAACATCGGCACGCGCACCCTGGCCTATGACGAGATTCGTCCCGAACACCCGCAGGGCAACGTCCTCTTTCTGACCGGGCTGGGCAGCAACCGCCTGGGCTGGCGCGGACAGCTTCCGGTCTTTGGGGAGAAATACCGCGCATTGGCCATTGATCACCGCGATACGGGTGACAGCGACCCCGCAGACACCGACTACTCCACCGCCGATCAGGCGGATGACGCCGCCGCCTTCCTGCGGGCCATGAACGCTGCGCCCGCACACATCGTGGGCATCAGCATGGGCGGATTTATCGCGCTGAATCTGGCCGTGCGCTGGCCAGAACTGGTGTCCAGCCTCACCCTAGTCAGCACCTCGGCGGGTGGGGCAAGCCATGTCAGGCCGGACGGGGCGGGGCTGGACGCCTTGCGTCCCGATTTCACGCTGTCCCCCGGCGAACGCGCCCGCCGTACCTACGGCCTGATCATGACCCCTGGTTTTCTGGAGGCCAACCCGCAGGCCGCCGACACGGTTGCCGCCAACGCGAGTTACCGCCCGCTGACCCCCGAACGCTACGCCCGCCAGTTTCGTTCCACGCGCACGCATGACGTGACCGCCGAGCTGGATAAACTGCTCGTCCCGACGCTGGTGGTCCACGGTGACGCCGATCCATTAGTGCGCTACGAGAACGGGCAACATTTGGCCGCCCACATTCCCGGTGCCGAGTTCATCACTTACCCCGCTACCGGCCATATTCCGATTGTGGAGCGAGTGGAGGAATTTAACCAGGATGTCCTGGAGTTTCTGGCCGGGCACTGA